DNA from bacterium:
CCAGCGTGGCCTCGCCACCGCGACGGCCAATACCGCGATGACCAAGATCAGCTGTCCGATAATCATGGCATCACCGCCTATCGCCCCCGGTAGTGCATGCTTCCCAGAGGGTGGCGGCGCGTAACGCAGCGCCGCCACAAAGGGAAAAGGCCTCAGGGCAGGTCGACCCCGGGGCCTTTCTCAGCCTACGTTACCTGGCCGCGTGAGCCGCGACTGCGGTCACGGCAACTCCGGCCAGAAACCACACAAGAAGCACCGGCATTGTCGTCACCTCCATGTTGTTGTTCTCGTCGTCTCCCTCGTGGCAGGCGCGACGGCCTGACAGTGTTCCCCATCTCTCCGAAGCCCGAAACCCGAAGCGACGCGATCAAGAGAACGATGCGCTCCGTGAGCAGCCGGCCGTGATATTGCCAGGTTTCGTGCGGACAACCCACCGGCCAGGTACGCTCACGGCGCCACCACAGGCGGAGGCTCCCGTGCGACCGGGGGTGTGCGAAGGAGCGAGGATGGCCGAACGATCCCGGCTCGATACGAAGGGAACAACGGCGAGCGCGCCGCTGTTCACGTTTACGCCTAGCGGTAGGTACCAGGGTATCGTGGCCGGCGCCTCGTCTGGCACCCCGATCCTATTTCCTGACCAGGTACACGCCGCAGAGATACGTCGATGCGAAGATCAGTCCGAACGGAATCCACGTTCCGAGCACGCTCTTGAACATGTCAAAGTTCCTCTCGATAAGGTGCGCGACCACCACGACGTCCAAGAGCATCGCGACCGCGACGAAGATCGCGGCAGTTTGCAACGGGGTCGTGTACGCAAAGACACTGAAGTAGACAAACGACAACACACCGAACAGGATCGGAACTGCGACGGCATGGATGATCAGCGCGGTGCGCATCGAGGTCGTGCGCCGCCCAATCGCGATGATGGCCCCGCACAAGGCCCACCCGACGACGGCGTGCGCCAAGATGACGAGAGTTTTCGTCAGCCACATGCGGGCGTGTATCGGAGTCTTGGGTCCATCGGGACCGCCCTCGGCGCTATGTCGTGGAGGCGACAGCCCGCTGTATCCGCCAATGTCCCACTTACACAACCGATGAAAGGCTCCTTCGCCCCACATGCGCTCGGAATCGCCTCATGCGACTGTTCGGCAGGAACGCCGGTCCGCCAACGGGACGGGTGACGGAGCCGCACCCGTAGAACCAACGCCGCGTGGCCGCGCCGTATTCATTCCGCACACTGCCGGACTACCTCCGGGCCCATCTTCGCCTGGTGTTCGTCGGCATCAACCCCGGGCTCTACTCCGTCGAGCGCGGGCACTACTTCGCGCGGACGACGAGCCGGTTCTGGCCGGCGTTCTCTCACTCGACGCTGTCGGCACCGGTGCGCGCAGAGCTCGGGCGAACCATGCTCGGGCCGGAAGACGACCGCCGCCTGCTGCGATTTGGCATCGGGTTCACAGACGTCGTGAAGGTCCCGAGCCGCAACGCCGCGGCGCTCCGGCCCGCCGACTTCCGGACCTGGGCGCCCCGCCTGCTGCACCGTCTCGAGAGTTGCCGGCCGCGCACGGCGTGCTTCCATGGGGTGACGGCGTACCGGGCGTTTGCGCGCTACGCGCTTGGCGAAGCGCGCTCCGATTGGCCGCTCGGCGCGCAGTCGCTGACGGTGGGGGACACCCGCGTGTTTGTTGTGCCGAACCCAAGCCCCGCCAACGCGCACTTCCGGATCGAGGATCAGATCCGCTGGTACGACCGGTTGACGGAGTTCCTGGAGGGTCTCGCAACCGCGCGCGCGCCGCGGTGACCGGCGTCATGGCGTCGGCCCCCCGGCGCCCACAACGCAGGGAACGCCCCCCGACCGTCCCGAACCACTGGTCCGTGCCCATCGGCGCCCACGTGTCCATCAGCGGCCACCTCTACGAGGCGATCCCGCGCGCCCAGGCGATCGGGTGCGAGTGCTTGCAGATCTTCGTCGGCAGCCCGCGCCAGTGGCGTCTCGTCACGTATCCGGATGCGGATCTGGCGGAGTTCCGGAAGCGCCGCCGCGCGGCGGGACTGGATCCGCTCGTTGCCCACGCGCCGTATCTGATCAACCTCGCCACACCCGACCCGGCGCTGCGCCGGCGGTCGGTCGCCGCGCTCGCCCACACGCTCCAAGGCGTGGACGCGCTCCGCGGCTACGCCGCGATCACGCACATCGGCGCCGCCCCGGGCGTCTCCTGGCCGGAGACCCGCCGGCGCATCGCCGGCGCCGTCCGGTCCGCCCTCGGAGAGAGCGCTCGCGCCAGATTGCTGCTGGAGGGCAGCGCGGGCGGCACGATCGGCGGGCGGTTCGAAGAACTGCGGGACATCCTCGACGAGGTCGGAGCCGCCCGCCGGGTCGGCGTGTGTCTCGACACCGCTCACCTCTTCGCCGCGGGGTGGGATCTGCGGACGCCGGACGGCGTCGCGGCGACCGTGGATGCGTTCGCGCGAACCGTCGGCCTCCGCCACCTGCACGTGCTCCACCTGAACGACTCCAAGAGCGCGCTGGGATCGCGCCTGGACCGCCACGAGAATATCGGCGAGGGGCGGATCGGGCGCCGGGGGTTTCGCGCGGTGTTCGCGCATCCGGCGCTGGGCCGATTGCCGGCGATGATCGAGACGCCCGGGTTCGCGCACGCCGGGCCGGACCGACGGAACATCGCCATTCTCAAGCGGCTGCGGGCCGCGGCGCGGGCGGAGCGCCCGCGGCCATGAAGTGCGCGAACCATCCCGACCGCATCGCGCTCGGCTACTGTTCCAACTGCGGCAAGGCGCTGTGCGCGCGATGCCTGGTGCGGACGTCGACCGGCAACTACTGTGAAACGTGCGCGACGAGCGGAGACCGCC
Protein-coding regions in this window:
- a CDS encoding mismatch-specific DNA-glycosylase → MAAPYSFRTLPDYLRAHLRLVFVGINPGLYSVERGHYFARTTSRFWPAFSHSTLSAPVRAELGRTMLGPEDDRRLLRFGIGFTDVVKVPSRNAAALRPADFRTWAPRLLHRLESCRPRTACFHGVTAYRAFARYALGEARSDWPLGAQSLTVGDTRVFVVPNPSPANAHFRIEDQIRWYDRLTEFLEGLATARAPR
- a CDS encoding B-box zinc finger protein, translated to MKCANHPDRIALGYCSNCGKALCARCLVRTSTGNYCETCATSGDRPPRTRRAIPWWAIALGILVVLFLIRAFIR
- a CDS encoding deoxyribonuclease IV, whose translation is MASAPRRPQRRERPPTVPNHWSVPIGAHVSISGHLYEAIPRAQAIGCECLQIFVGSPRQWRLVTYPDADLAEFRKRRRAAGLDPLVAHAPYLINLATPDPALRRRSVAALAHTLQGVDALRGYAAITHIGAAPGVSWPETRRRIAGAVRSALGESARARLLLEGSAGGTIGGRFEELRDILDEVGAARRVGVCLDTAHLFAAGWDLRTPDGVAATVDAFARTVGLRHLHVLHLNDSKSALGSRLDRHENIGEGRIGRRGFRAVFAHPALGRLPAMIETPGFAHAGPDRRNIAILKRLRAAARAERPRP